Proteins from a genomic interval of Sinobacterium caligoides:
- a CDS encoding VPLPA-CTERM sorting domain-containing protein gives MKMLTTVASAAFSLTMFAATPAFADFIDLTGHGSLNNSTSNHTLFSNDGTAINISAGSSNIGTSNLEGFGVKTSGGNLSGIQNNETLSFSFGNNVNVTGISFRQWEGPDKATLNSTFGSLTLNDDSCMFCSGQDFDLSLDGISSFNITGASSLSVFYVSGISFENAELPLPASAWLFGSALLGLAAARKKKS, from the coding sequence ATGAAAATGCTTACCACCGTCGCTTCGGCCGCTTTCAGCCTAACGATGTTCGCCGCCACCCCAGCCTTCGCCGATTTTATCGACCTAACAGGGCACGGCAGCCTCAACAACTCGACCTCTAACCATACGCTATTTTCTAACGACGGCACCGCAATCAACATCAGCGCCGGCAGCTCAAACATTGGCACCTCAAACCTAGAGGGTTTCGGCGTAAAAACTTCTGGGGGGAATTTAAGCGGCATCCAAAACAATGAGACGCTTAGCTTTAGTTTCGGCAATAACGTCAATGTTACCGGTATTAGCTTTCGTCAGTGGGAGGGCCCCGATAAGGCAACGCTAAACAGCACCTTTGGCTCACTTACCCTCAACGACGACAGTTGTATGTTCTGCTCCGGCCAAGACTTCGACTTATCGCTTGACGGTATTTCCTCTTTCAATATTACTGGCGCAAGCAGCCTGTCTGTCTTCTATGTTTCTGGCATCAGTTTCGAGAACGCCGAATTACCCTTACCCGCCAGTGCCTGGCTATTTGGCTCAGCGCTTCTAGGTCTCGCCGCAGCTCGAAAAAAGAAATCCTAG
- the ahpC gene encoding alkyl hydroperoxide reductase subunit C, translating to MYKSIINSTVQPFNATAFHKGDFIDVSDADMKGKWSVVMFYPADFTFVCPTELGDMADHYEQLQSMGVEVYSVSTDTHFTHKAWHDASDTINKINYPMIGDPTGQISRNFGVMIEEEGLALRGTFVINPEGEIKVAEIHDLGIGRSAAELVRKVQAAQYVAEHDGEVCPAAWQPGSATLEPSLDLVGKI from the coding sequence ATGTACAAATCAATCATCAATTCAACTGTCCAGCCTTTCAACGCCACCGCTTTCCACAAGGGTGACTTCATTGACGTTTCCGACGCCGATATGAAAGGTAAGTGGTCTGTGGTCATGTTCTATCCTGCCGATTTCACCTTCGTTTGCCCGACCGAACTAGGTGACATGGCAGACCATTACGAGCAGCTACAAAGTATGGGTGTTGAGGTTTACTCTGTATCAACCGACACACACTTCACCCACAAAGCGTGGCACGACGCCTCCGATACCATCAACAAGATTAACTACCCAATGATCGGTGACCCTACTGGTCAAATATCTCGCAACTTTGGCGTGATGATTGAAGAAGAAGGCCTCGCTCTTCGCGGCACCTTCGTCATCAACCCAGAAGGCGAGATCAAAGTCGCCGAAATTCACGACCTTGGTATTGGCCGCTCTGCTGCAGAACTGGTTCGTAAAGTCCAAGCTGCACAATACGTTGCCGAGCATGACGGTGAAGTCTGTCCAGCGGCATGGCAGCCAGGGTCAGCCACGCTTGAGCCTTCACTAGACCTTGTTGGAAAAATCTAA